Proteins co-encoded in one Abyssibacter profundi genomic window:
- the murD gene encoding UDP-N-acetylmuramoyl-L-alanine--D-glutamate ligase, whose amino-acid sequence MIDVGRQHWLVVGLGVTGQSAVRYLLAEGARVRAADSRVDQVVHAPWQAQVDLRLGAFDVDALLDGVDAVLASPGLPYDEPLFEAARQRGLPVVGDIELFARACRHPIIGVTGSNGKSTVVTLLARLLEAAGRRVALGGNIGTPALDLLAQPADVVVLELSSFQLELTETLACEAACVLNLSADHMDRHGSMAHYAAVKAKIYRNARCAVVNLDDPHVVAMPTGDVRRSFSVSQAADWAIRQVDGVSTLFRQQRPWLSAAELRLVGAHNLANVAAALALLESIGVDPESVRPALLAFEGLPHRCQWVAEQAGVTWINDSKGTNVGATLAALGGVQAPIVLLAGGLAKGGDFRPWGAPLAAVGRAAVLYGEDAGLIRNHLDGVLPIHVEPDLAASVQRARVLAQPGDTVLLSPGCASQDQFRDYIERGEAFIRLVKDGEVACPA is encoded by the coding sequence GTGATCGACGTCGGCAGACAACATTGGCTGGTGGTTGGCCTCGGTGTCACCGGGCAGTCGGCAGTGCGCTACTTGCTCGCCGAAGGCGCACGCGTGCGCGCTGCAGACAGCCGTGTCGATCAGGTTGTGCATGCGCCATGGCAGGCGCAGGTTGACCTTCGACTGGGGGCGTTCGACGTAGACGCCTTGCTGGATGGCGTGGACGCCGTGCTGGCTTCCCCGGGTCTGCCGTATGACGAACCGCTGTTCGAGGCCGCGCGTCAGCGCGGCTTGCCGGTGGTCGGCGACATCGAGTTGTTTGCCCGGGCCTGTCGCCACCCCATCATTGGTGTCACCGGTTCTAACGGCAAAAGCACCGTCGTGACCCTGCTGGCTCGTCTGCTGGAAGCGGCTGGCCGGCGCGTTGCGCTGGGCGGCAACATCGGCACGCCCGCGCTGGACCTGCTGGCGCAGCCGGCGGATGTGGTCGTGTTGGAGCTGTCGAGCTTCCAGCTGGAGCTAACCGAGACACTCGCCTGCGAAGCCGCCTGTGTGCTGAATCTTTCGGCGGACCACATGGATCGCCACGGCAGCATGGCGCATTACGCGGCGGTGAAGGCAAAAATCTATCGCAACGCTCGCTGCGCCGTGGTCAATCTCGATGACCCTCATGTGGTTGCGATGCCGACCGGGGATGTCCGGCGTAGCTTCAGTGTGAGCCAGGCTGCGGATTGGGCGATTCGGCAGGTCGATGGCGTGTCGACGCTGTTCCGCCAGCAGCGGCCCTGGTTATCCGCAGCTGAGTTGCGGCTTGTCGGTGCACACAACCTGGCCAATGTGGCGGCGGCACTGGCGTTGTTGGAGTCCATTGGTGTCGATCCGGAGTCGGTTCGCCCGGCGTTGCTTGCGTTCGAGGGGCTGCCGCACCGCTGTCAGTGGGTGGCCGAACAGGCCGGTGTGACCTGGATTAACGACTCCAAGGGCACCAACGTCGGGGCGACGCTGGCGGCATTGGGCGGCGTGCAGGCACCGATCGTCCTGCTTGCCGGCGGGCTGGCCAAGGGCGGGGATTTCCGTCCTTGGGGGGCGCCGTTGGCGGCAGTGGGCCGGGCCGCGGTGCTGTACGGCGAAGATGCCGGACTGATCCGGAATCATCTGGACGGCGTGTTGCCGATTCATGTCGAGCCGGACCTGGCGGCGTCGGTCCAGCGCGCCCGCGTCCTGGCCCAGCCTGGCGACACCGTGCTGTTGTCACCCGGCTGCGCCAGCCAGGACCAGTTCCGCGATTACATCGAACGTGGGGAAGCATTTATTCGCCTGGTGAAGGATGGGGAGGTCGCATGTCCCGCCTGA
- the ftsW gene encoding putative lipid II flippase FtsW gives MSRLNLVMLRPTLQGRYTDRLLLAVAGLLLVFGLVMVASASVAVAERQTGDMLYYFRRQLMFAVLGLGAGVFMYSVPMRHWSNAGFPLLGFGLVLLMLVLIPGVGHEVNGARRWLNLGPVNLQASEVARLCFILYLASYVTRHRAQVQTRIRGLLRPMLPLGLASVLLLAEPDFGSTAVLLAVAAVILFLAGAKLLHMVLLGAAGIGTLAMLLVSSPYRLKRLASFRDPFADPFDGGFQLTQSLIAIGRGEWTGVGFGNSIQKLLYLPETHTDFLFAVIAEELGLVGVVLLMLLFGLLVWRGFAVAQAASAREDYFAAYVAWAISAWVGLQAFINMAVNMGLLPTKGLTMPFISYGGSSLLVTCASLALLLRVDRENRMAARTDGPTRSAGAAR, from the coding sequence ATGTCCCGCCTGAATCTGGTGATGCTTCGGCCGACGCTGCAGGGTCGTTACACCGATCGTCTGCTGCTTGCTGTCGCCGGCCTGCTGTTGGTGTTCGGCCTGGTCATGGTGGCGTCGGCGTCGGTGGCGGTTGCCGAGCGTCAAACCGGGGACATGCTCTACTACTTCAGGCGCCAACTGATGTTCGCGGTGCTCGGACTGGGCGCGGGCGTGTTTATGTACAGCGTGCCGATGCGTCACTGGTCGAATGCCGGATTCCCGCTGCTGGGATTTGGCTTGGTGCTGCTGATGCTGGTGTTGATTCCCGGCGTGGGCCATGAGGTCAACGGCGCACGTCGCTGGCTGAATCTGGGGCCGGTGAATCTGCAGGCCTCCGAAGTCGCCCGGCTATGTTTCATTCTGTATCTGGCCAGCTACGTCACCCGGCATCGTGCTCAGGTCCAGACCCGCATCCGCGGGCTGCTGCGTCCCATGCTCCCACTGGGACTGGCCTCGGTGCTGTTGCTGGCCGAGCCGGATTTCGGGTCGACAGCTGTTCTGCTGGCGGTGGCTGCGGTGATTCTGTTCCTCGCCGGGGCCAAGTTGCTGCACATGGTTTTGCTCGGGGCCGCGGGCATCGGGACGCTGGCCATGCTGCTGGTGTCGTCTCCCTACCGGCTAAAGCGGCTGGCCAGTTTCCGCGACCCCTTTGCTGATCCCTTCGATGGTGGTTTTCAGCTGACCCAGTCGTTAATCGCCATCGGTCGCGGCGAATGGACGGGGGTCGGGTTTGGCAACAGCATTCAGAAGCTGCTGTACCTGCCCGAGACGCACACCGATTTTCTGTTCGCTGTCATTGCTGAGGAACTCGGACTGGTCGGCGTCGTGCTCCTCATGCTGCTGTTCGGCCTGTTGGTCTGGCGCGGTTTTGCGGTCGCGCAGGCAGCCTCCGCGCGTGAAGATTACTTTGCGGCGTATGTGGCCTGGGCCATCTCGGCCTGGGTGGGGCTGCAGGCCTTCATCAACATGGCCGTGAACATGGGGCTGCTGCCGACCAAGGGGCTCACGATGCCCTTCATCAGCTACGGGGGCAGCAGTTTGTTGGTGACCTGTGCGTCGCTGGCCTTGCTGCTGCGCGTGGATCGTGAAAACCGTATGGCCGCCCGAACGGATGGCCCGACCCGGTCAGCGGGGGCGGCACGATGA
- the murG gene encoding undecaprenyldiphospho-muramoylpentapeptide beta-N-acetylglucosaminyltransferase, whose protein sequence is MKIAIAAGGTGGHVFPGLAVAEQLMALGHDVVWLGTEQGFEARVLADRPIAARWIRIAGVRGKGVSTLLAAPLRLLRAISECWLALRAERPDVLLGLGGFVAGPTGLAAWLRRIPLVIHEQNAAAGLTNRALSRIATVNLQAFPGAIAGAEVVGNPVRSSFADLPDPAVRQSDEGEPVRLLVVGGSQGAKALNQIVPAALARLPAALRPRVTHQGGRTVAVAEAAYAQAAVDADIIPFIDDIASAYATADLVVCRSGALTVAELAAAGCASILVPFPAAVDDHQTANAAYLADAGAALLMPEATLSPERLAEALRPLLTDRARRLSMAQQARTLAWPDACQRIVDVCLQAGGRA, encoded by the coding sequence ATGAAGATTGCCATTGCAGCTGGCGGCACCGGTGGCCACGTGTTTCCCGGCTTGGCCGTGGCCGAGCAACTCATGGCCTTGGGTCACGATGTCGTGTGGCTGGGGACCGAGCAAGGTTTCGAGGCGCGCGTGCTGGCAGACCGGCCTATTGCTGCGCGGTGGATTCGCATTGCCGGCGTCCGTGGCAAGGGTGTCTCGACCTTGCTGGCGGCGCCGCTGCGGCTGTTGCGCGCCATCTCCGAATGCTGGTTGGCCCTACGCGCCGAGCGGCCGGATGTGCTGCTCGGTCTGGGCGGCTTTGTGGCGGGACCAACGGGGTTGGCAGCATGGCTGCGACGAATCCCCCTGGTCATCCATGAACAGAATGCGGCGGCCGGATTGACGAACCGGGCGTTGTCGCGGATTGCGACCGTCAACCTACAGGCATTCCCAGGTGCGATAGCCGGCGCGGAGGTGGTGGGCAATCCCGTGCGCAGCAGCTTTGCCGACCTGCCTGACCCGGCCGTGCGCCAGAGTGACGAAGGTGAACCCGTGCGCCTGCTGGTGGTTGGTGGCAGCCAGGGTGCCAAGGCCTTGAATCAAATCGTACCGGCCGCGCTGGCGCGGCTGCCGGCGGCATTACGGCCGCGAGTCACCCACCAGGGTGGTCGCACGGTGGCGGTTGCCGAGGCCGCTTATGCCCAGGCGGCTGTCGATGCGGACATCATTCCCTTTATCGATGACATCGCCAGTGCCTACGCAACGGCTGATCTGGTGGTCTGCCGCTCCGGTGCACTGACGGTGGCCGAACTGGCAGCGGCCGGCTGCGCGTCGATTCTGGTGCCATTTCCGGCTGCGGTCGATGATCACCAGACGGCCAATGCGGCGTATCTGGCAGATGCTGGCGCCGCCCTGCTCATGCCCGAGGCCACACTGTCTCCGGAGCGGCTGGCCGAGGCGCTGCGCCCGCTGCTCACGGATCGTGCCCGGCGTCTGTCCATGGCCCAGCAGGCGCGAACACTGGCATGGCCGGACGCTTGTCAGCGGATCGTGGATGTCTGTCTGCAGGCAGGGGGGCGGGCATGA
- the murC gene encoding UDP-N-acetylmuramate--L-alanine ligase, producing MKHQSAVSQPMRRVSRIHMIGIGGVGMAGIAEVLLNLGYQVAGSDLRVSPTVERLRSLGAEIAVGHAAEHVANADVVVTSTAVDPENPEVAYAQEHRIPVVRRAEMLAELMRFRYGIAVAGTHGKTTTTSLVAAVLAEGELDPTFVVGGKVLSAGANARLGDGPYLVAEADESDASFLHLMPLMAVVTNIDADHLETYGGQFSRLKQTFVEFIHQLPFYGLAVLCVDDPVVAELLPEFSRPYVTYGLGEQADVRATDLRVDGRGSHFQLHLPGREAPAQVHLNLPGRHNVLNALAAAAVAHELKVSAEHIGRALSRFGGIGRRCERIGELSIDGGRVTLVDDYGHHPREVGATLAAMRAAWPQRRLVVVFQPHRYTRTRDLFDDFCNVLADVDTLVLTEVYAAGEAPIAGADGRALSAGIRARGKSQPVFVDGIEQVPDVLADVLRPDDVLLTLGAGNVGSLPGLLVQRFGVAT from the coding sequence ATGAAGCATCAAAGTGCAGTGAGCCAGCCCATGCGTCGCGTCAGCCGCATCCATATGATCGGAATTGGTGGCGTGGGCATGGCCGGTATCGCCGAAGTGTTGCTGAATCTGGGATACCAGGTGGCGGGCAGCGACCTGCGTGTCTCGCCCACCGTCGAGCGCCTGCGCTCACTGGGCGCCGAGATTGCTGTGGGCCATGCGGCCGAGCATGTGGCCAACGCCGATGTGGTCGTCACGTCGACAGCGGTCGACCCGGAGAACCCCGAAGTCGCCTATGCCCAGGAGCACCGGATTCCGGTGGTCCGGCGCGCCGAAATGCTCGCCGAGCTGATGCGTTTCCGTTATGGCATCGCGGTGGCCGGAACCCACGGCAAGACCACCACGACCAGCCTGGTCGCCGCGGTCCTGGCCGAGGGCGAGCTGGATCCGACCTTTGTGGTCGGCGGGAAGGTGCTGTCGGCGGGTGCCAACGCCCGGCTGGGCGATGGCCCCTACCTAGTGGCCGAGGCAGACGAATCCGACGCGTCATTTCTGCATCTGATGCCGCTCATGGCCGTCGTCACCAACATCGATGCGGACCACCTGGAAACTTACGGCGGCCAATTCAGCCGTTTGAAGCAGACCTTCGTCGAGTTCATTCACCAGCTGCCGTTCTATGGGTTGGCGGTGCTTTGTGTTGACGACCCCGTCGTGGCGGAGCTGTTGCCGGAGTTCAGTCGCCCCTACGTGACCTATGGGCTGGGCGAGCAGGCTGATGTCCGGGCCACAGATTTGCGTGTCGACGGCCGGGGTAGCCATTTCCAACTGCATCTGCCGGGGCGCGAGGCACCCGCCCAGGTGCATCTAAACCTGCCTGGCCGGCATAACGTGCTCAACGCCTTGGCAGCGGCGGCCGTGGCCCACGAACTTAAGGTGAGCGCCGAGCATATTGGTCGGGCGCTGAGTCGGTTCGGGGGCATTGGCCGGCGCTGCGAGCGGATCGGCGAGCTATCGATCGACGGCGGTCGGGTCACGCTGGTCGACGACTACGGACACCACCCGCGGGAAGTCGGTGCCACGCTGGCCGCCATGCGTGCAGCCTGGCCACAGCGACGCCTCGTGGTGGTGTTCCAGCCGCATCGCTACACGCGGACCCGCGACCTGTTCGACGACTTCTGCAATGTGCTGGCAGACGTCGACACACTGGTCCTCACCGAGGTCTACGCGGCCGGTGAAGCCCCCATCGCAGGCGCGGACGGACGCGCCCTGTCAGCCGGCATTCGTGCCCGCGGCAAGTCACAGCCGGTGTTCGTCGATGGCATCGAGCAGGTTCCCGACGTGCTTGCCGATGTGCTGCGACCGGATGATGTGCTGCTAACGCTGGGAGCCGGCAATGTCGGCAGCCTGCCGGGCCTGCTTGTCCAGCGATTCGGGGTGGCGACATGA
- the murB gene encoding UDP-N-acetylmuramate dehydrogenase gives MSLSHLRGELRINEPLMRYTSWRVGGPSDRYYKPADGEDLSEFLHRLPEQESILWMGLGSNLLIRDGGFRGTTVSVHGVLDQITRRDGTRVFVEAGVHCARLAKLVASWGLAGGEFFAGIPGTLGGALAMNAGAWGGETWAVVESVQVIDRSGAVRSLPASAFETGYRSVIAPEPNLWFVAAELSFAPDADGKAPERIRQMIAERKASQPVGKPSCGSVFRNPEGDHAARLIEAAGLKGRRIGDAEVSTKHANFIINRGHARAADIESLITLVRNTVRREANVDLIPEVRVVGEPA, from the coding sequence ATGAGCCTGTCTCACCTGCGCGGCGAACTGCGCATCAACGAGCCGTTGATGCGCTACACCAGTTGGCGGGTCGGCGGACCCAGCGACCGCTATTACAAGCCGGCTGATGGTGAGGATTTATCCGAATTCCTGCATCGACTTCCCGAGCAGGAGTCGATTCTCTGGATGGGCCTGGGCAGTAACCTGCTCATCCGTGACGGCGGATTTCGAGGGACCACTGTCAGCGTCCACGGCGTGCTTGATCAGATCACCCGCCGCGACGGGACCCGCGTCTTTGTCGAGGCTGGCGTGCATTGCGCCCGCCTCGCGAAGCTGGTGGCGAGCTGGGGGCTGGCTGGCGGCGAGTTTTTTGCCGGTATCCCAGGCACCTTGGGCGGCGCCCTGGCGATGAACGCCGGGGCCTGGGGCGGCGAAACCTGGGCCGTGGTCGAGTCCGTCCAGGTGATCGATCGCAGCGGTGCCGTGCGCAGTCTGCCGGCCAGCGCCTTCGAGACGGGTTATCGCAGCGTGATCGCGCCGGAGCCCAACCTCTGGTTTGTAGCGGCGGAACTGTCATTTGCCCCGGACGCCGATGGGAAGGCGCCGGAGCGCATTCGTCAGATGATTGCCGAACGCAAGGCCTCGCAACCGGTGGGTAAGCCGTCCTGCGGCTCGGTGTTCCGTAATCCCGAGGGCGACCATGCCGCGCGTCTGATTGAAGCCGCTGGTCTGAAGGGGCGCCGCATCGGAGACGCCGAGGTCTCGACCAAGCACGCCAATTTCATCATCAACCGCGGCCATGCGCGCGCCGCGGATATCGAGTCGCTGATCACGTTGGTGCGGAACACCGTGCGCCGCGAGGCGAATGTCGACCTGATCCCGGAAGTGCGCGTCGTTGGGGAGCCCGCATGA
- a CDS encoding D-alanine--D-alanine ligase, whose amino-acid sequence MNPAAQSPNRFGRVVVLMGGWSAERAVSLESGRCVLEALQAAGVQAEALDPTPADLLTLKARGFDRVFNILHGTPGEDGILQGACALQALPVTGSGLQASANALDKGATKALWQQAGLPVARDVLLRDPADADPAAIAAQLGLPLFVKPAWQGSSVGVARVVDVESLRQAIADAARHPGPVLVEEAIEGGEYTIAVVGDVWLPAIRIEAAGGFYDYEAKYVSDDTRYLIPCGLDAATEARLKELARRAYAVLGCSGWGRVDLMLTGDGEPRLLEVNTTPGMTTHSLVPKAAAALGWLMEDLVLRILATTLEGSA is encoded by the coding sequence ATGAACCCGGCTGCTCAATCGCCAAACCGGTTCGGACGTGTCGTCGTCCTGATGGGTGGATGGTCAGCGGAACGTGCGGTGTCGCTGGAATCCGGACGCTGTGTGCTGGAGGCCCTACAGGCCGCCGGCGTGCAGGCCGAGGCGCTGGATCCCACGCCGGCTGACCTGCTGACGCTGAAGGCGCGCGGATTCGATCGGGTCTTCAACATTCTCCACGGCACGCCGGGCGAGGATGGGATTCTTCAAGGCGCCTGCGCTTTGCAAGCGCTGCCGGTCACAGGCAGCGGTTTGCAGGCCAGTGCCAATGCGTTGGACAAGGGGGCAACCAAGGCCTTGTGGCAGCAGGCCGGCCTGCCGGTAGCCCGCGACGTGTTGCTGCGTGATCCGGCGGACGCCGATCCCGCGGCTATCGCCGCTCAACTGGGCCTGCCCCTGTTCGTCAAGCCGGCCTGGCAGGGCTCCAGCGTCGGCGTGGCCCGCGTGGTCGATGTCGAATCGCTGCGGCAGGCCATTGCGGACGCCGCGCGGCATCCCGGTCCGGTGTTGGTTGAGGAGGCCATCGAGGGCGGTGAGTACACCATTGCCGTGGTTGGCGATGTCTGGCTTCCCGCCATTCGTATCGAGGCGGCGGGTGGCTTTTACGACTACGAGGCGAAGTATGTCTCGGATGACACGCGTTATTTGATTCCCTGCGGTTTGGACGCGGCGACCGAAGCCAGGCTCAAGGAGCTCGCACGTCGTGCCTACGCCGTCCTGGGTTGCAGCGGCTGGGGGCGGGTGGATCTGATGCTGACCGGCGACGGCGAGCCGCGGTTGCTGGAGGTCAACACCACACCGGGGATGACCACGCACTCGTTGGTGCCCAAGGCCGCGGCTGCGCTGGGTTGGTTGATGGAGGACCTGGTGCTGCGCATTCTGGCGACAACGCTGGAGGGCTCCGCATGA
- a CDS encoding cell division protein FtsQ/DivIB — protein sequence MSVAIDALRPVRAVASEAPRRPWFGTLVLTAVTALVVFWVLASQAGPLNLEVHGVRSSDPAALRQATLGYLGQGLFQVSPREVEASLAALPWVADAQVSRRFPDRLLATVVEHEAVARWGDEALISAQGAIFAPPAESWPADLPRLDGPPELRMDMLAQWSLLSQTQGLEDLRLAALAIDERGSWSAELSDGVRLRLGRHDIPERMSRFAGPVRRALSDRWPQVATIDLRYTNGFAVGWRETAQSPERN from the coding sequence ATGAGTGTGGCCATTGACGCATTGCGCCCGGTGCGCGCCGTGGCCAGCGAAGCGCCGCGTCGCCCTTGGTTCGGCACGCTGGTCCTTACCGCGGTCACCGCCCTTGTCGTGTTCTGGGTGCTGGCCAGTCAGGCAGGACCGCTCAACCTTGAGGTGCACGGCGTGCGTTCATCGGATCCCGCTGCACTTCGCCAGGCCACGTTGGGCTACCTGGGGCAGGGCCTGTTCCAGGTGTCGCCGCGAGAGGTGGAGGCCAGCCTGGCTGCGCTGCCCTGGGTCGCCGATGCGCAGGTCTCGCGGCGCTTCCCGGATCGGCTCCTGGCGACGGTGGTCGAGCACGAGGCCGTCGCCCGGTGGGGCGATGAGGCACTGATCTCAGCTCAAGGTGCAATCTTCGCGCCGCCGGCTGAGAGTTGGCCGGCCGATCTGCCCCGGCTCGACGGCCCCCCTGAGCTACGTATGGACATGCTGGCCCAGTGGTCCCTGCTCAGTCAGACCCAGGGACTTGAGGACCTCCGGCTTGCCGCGCTCGCGATTGATGAGCGCGGATCCTGGTCCGCAGAACTGTCCGATGGCGTACGCCTGCGACTGGGCCGCCATGACATCCCGGAGCGCATGTCGCGGTTTGCCGGGCCGGTCCGCCGCGCGCTGTCCGACCGCTGGCCCCAGGTTGCGACCATCGATCTTCGCTACACGAACGGATTTGCAGTGGGATGGCGCGAGACCGCGCAGTCCCCGGAGAGGAACTGA
- the ftsA gene encoding cell division protein FtsA, with protein sequence MSRKPMKDLIVGLDIGTSKVAAIVGEINDERVIEIIGIGTHPSTGMKKGVVVNIESTVQSIRRAVEEAELMAGCRIQSVYTGISGSHVKSLNSHGIVAVRSKEVSEADVDRVIDAACAVAIPADQKTLHVLPQEFAVDDQEGIQEPIGMSGVRLEARVHMVTGSVSAAQNIHKCVLRCGLDVDKLILEQLASSYAVLTDDEKDLGVCMVDIGGGTSDIAVFHKGAIRHTAVIPIAGDQVTNDIAVALRTPTQHADAIKIKYGHALPEMLERDEQIEVDSVGDRPPRRLSRLTLAEVIRPRYEELFLLIQRELRRSGFDEMLAGGVVLTGGSSKMAGVVELAEEVFDLPVRLGMPHTVQGLTDVARNPQHATGIGLLIFGQRNLPHYTGQPEGSGFAQVWERMKSWFQGNF encoded by the coding sequence ATGTCGAGAAAACCAATGAAAGATCTCATCGTCGGATTGGATATCGGCACCTCCAAGGTGGCGGCCATCGTTGGGGAGATCAACGACGAGCGGGTCATCGAGATCATCGGCATCGGCACCCACCCATCCACCGGCATGAAAAAGGGCGTGGTGGTGAATATCGAGTCCACGGTGCAGTCGATCCGGCGCGCGGTGGAAGAGGCCGAGCTCATGGCTGGCTGTCGCATCCAGTCGGTGTATACGGGCATCTCGGGGAGCCACGTCAAGAGCCTGAACTCCCACGGCATCGTTGCGGTACGTAGCAAGGAAGTCAGCGAAGCCGACGTGGATCGGGTGATCGACGCGGCCTGTGCAGTGGCCATTCCCGCCGACCAGAAAACCTTGCATGTGCTGCCGCAGGAATTCGCGGTGGATGACCAGGAGGGCATTCAGGAACCCATCGGAATGTCCGGCGTGCGCCTGGAAGCCCGTGTGCACATGGTGACCGGCAGCGTGTCGGCGGCGCAGAACATTCACAAGTGTGTGCTGCGTTGTGGTCTGGACGTGGACAAGCTGATTCTGGAGCAGTTGGCGTCCAGCTATGCGGTGCTTACCGACGACGAAAAGGATCTCGGCGTCTGCATGGTCGACATCGGGGGCGGAACCAGTGATATCGCGGTGTTTCACAAGGGCGCGATTCGTCATACCGCGGTGATCCCGATCGCTGGCGATCAGGTTACCAATGACATCGCCGTGGCCCTGCGCACACCGACGCAGCATGCCGACGCCATCAAGATCAAATACGGGCATGCATTGCCCGAGATGCTGGAGCGCGACGAACAAATTGAGGTCGACAGCGTGGGCGACCGTCCACCGCGTCGCCTGTCGCGCCTGACGCTGGCCGAGGTGATCCGACCGCGTTACGAAGAACTGTTCCTGCTGATCCAGCGTGAACTGCGTCGATCCGGTTTCGACGAAATGTTGGCCGGCGGCGTCGTGCTGACCGGTGGCAGCAGCAAGATGGCAGGCGTGGTCGAGCTGGCCGAGGAGGTCTTCGACCTGCCGGTGCGGCTGGGCATGCCGCACACCGTACAAGGGCTGACCGACGTCGCCCGCAACCCGCAGCACGCAACAGGCATCGGGTTGCTCATCTTCGGGCAGAGAAAT